CCACGGGCGGGCCCAAGGCGCTTCAGGAGCTCGTGCCCCGGCTTCCGGAAAACCTGCCCGTCCCCGTCCTCATCGTGCAGCACATGCCGGAGAGCTTCACCCGGCCCTTCGCCGAGAGGCTCAACGAGATAAGCGCCCTGGAGGTCCGGGAGGCGCGGGACGGCGACCTCGTCAAGGCCGGCCTGGCCCTGGTGGCTCCCGGATGGGGAACCATGAGGGTCGAGAAGCTGGGCCGGGAGGTGCGCGCGAGGATAACGCCGGAGAAATCCACCCAGCATCTGTTTCACCCTTCGGTGGACGCCCTGATGGTCTCCGTCCCCGAGCTCTATGACGGCCGGGTCCTGGGCGTGATATTGACGGGCATGGGGGATGACGGGCTCACGGGCGCCCGCGCCATAAAGGGGCACGGGGGCTCGGTCTTCGCCCAGGAAGAAAGCGGCTGCGTGGTCTACGGCATGCCCCGGGCTGTGGTGGAGGCGGGCCTGGCCGACAAAGTGCTTTCCCTGGAGGAGATGGCGCATGAAATCGTGGGTTCCGTATAAAGCCCGGCGGGGGCGCAACCCCGCGGAGGAGGACCTATGCCAGAGCACCTGAGAGACCGGGAGGATATCCTTCAGCTTGTCACCTTCGCCCTGGGCAGCGAAGACTACGCCGTGGACATCCTGAAGGTGCAGGAGATCAACAGGATGACCGACATAGCCCGGGTGCCCAAGGCCCCGCCCTTCGTCGAGGGGGTCATCAACCTCAGGGGACGGGTCATCCCGGTGGTGAGCCTGAGGAAGCGCTTCGGCCTGCCCGAGAAACAGAGCGACGAGAAGTCCCGCATCATCGTCATGGACGTCCGGGGCGTCATCGTGGGGCTCATGGTCGATTCCGTCTCCGAGGTCCTGCGCATTCCGCCCAGCACGGTGGAGGAGGCCCCGAATCTCAACGCGGAGGTGGCCACGGAGTTCATCCAGGGCATCGCCAAGCTCGATGACAGGCTCATCATCCTCATCGACATGGACGCACTCATAGAGAAGTCCGAAAGCACCGCCCTCGTGGAGGCCGCGGCGGACGGGCGAGACGTGAAAGAGGAGTAGGTCCGTGCGCCGACCGCCACCGGGCGGACCGACCGCCACCGGGCGGACCGACTCGCCGCCGGGCGGACCGGTGCACTACCCGATGGCCTTCCCTTCTTGACAATAGCCCCCTTGCCACATAGCATTTAGGAAGAAAAAGGCGGGCTTTTTCGGCGGAATAATCCGGATGTGACAGGAAGGGGGGAAAACATGGAAAAGAAGGCTCTCGCTTTCACACTGGTTTGGGTCCTTTTCGGTGCACTGGCCGCGGCGGCTTCCGAGCCTCCCGTAAGCTCCGAGACCCAGGCCTGCCTGGGGTGCCACGAGAGCGTGACCCCGGGCATCGTCGCCGACTGGAAGATAAGCAGGCACTCCGGGACGACCCCGGCCGAGGCCATGGAAAAGGCCAAGTCGGAGCGCCGCGTCTCCGCCCGGAACGTCCCGGAGAACCTCAGGGACTCCGCGGTGGGCTGCTACGAGTGCCACAGCCGCAACACCGACAAGCACACCGACAGCTTCAACCACTTCGGCTACACCATCAACGTCGTGGTCTCCCCGCGGGACTGCGCCACCTGCCACCCCGTCGAGGTTGACCAGTACGCCGGCTCCAAGAAGGCCAACGCCTGGGGCAACCTCCAGAACAACCCCGTCTACCACACCCTGGTGGACTCCGTCATCGGAGAGAAGTCCGTGGAGAACCTCACCATAACCTCCACGCCGGCCTCCTACAGCACCCGAAACGAGGCGTGCTTCCACTGCCACGGCTCCGAAGTGAAGGTGACGGGCACGAGGAAGGTCAAGACCGCCATGGGCGTCATAGAGGTGCCGGAGCTGACAAACTGGCCCAATGACGGCGTGGGAAGGCTGAACCCCGACGGCACCAAGGGCTGCTGCACGTCCTGCCACGCCCGGCACTCCTTCAGCATCCAGATGGCCCGCATGCCCTACACCTGCGCGCAGTGCCACCTGGAGCCCGACGTGCCCGCCTGGAACGTCTACAAGGAGAGCAAGCACGGAAACATCTTCGAGACCTTCGAGAGCGACTTCAATTACACCAATGTCCCCTGGACCGTGGGCGAGGACTTCAACGCCCCCACCTGCTCGGTCTGCCACGTGAGCCTCCTGGTCACCCCGGCGGGCAACGTCCTGGCCGAGCGCTCCCACGACTTCGGCGCCCGCCTGTGGGTGCGGCTGTTCGGGCTCATCTATACGCACCCGCAGCCCAAGTCCGGCGACACCACGGTCATCAGAAACGCCGACGACCTGCCCCTGCCCACCACCTTCACGGGCAAGCCGGCCTCGGAATACCTGATAGGCAAGAAGGAGCAGGCGGCCAGGAAGGAAAAGATGATGGCCGTCTGCAAGGGCTGCCACAGCACCCGGTGGGTGACGGACCACTTCGCCGAGATGGACAACACCCTCAAGGAGACCGACGCCATGACCCTGGCCGCCACGAAGCTCCTCCTCAGGGCGTGGGACGAGGGCCTGGCCGACAGGGAAAACCCCTTCGATGAGGCCATCGAGCGGATGTGGGTGAAGCAGTGGCTCTTCTACGGCAACACGGCCCGCTACTCGTCGGCCATGACCGGCGCCCCGGACTACATCGCCTTCAAGTACGGCTGGTGGGGCCTGACGACCAACCTGGCCGATATGAAGGAGGTCATCCAGCGGGGCATCGAGCTCAAGCGGGCGGAGAAGGAAGACCGGAAGGAGTGAGGGTCGTGGCCTTTCAGGGCAGCCCCCGCAAGGGGGGCAACACGGAGCTTCTTCTCGGGGAGGCCGTGGCGGGCGCCGGCGGGGAGGCCCGGGTGTTCGACCTCAACGCCGTGGAGCTCATCCCGTGCCAGAACTGCGGCGGATGCGAGGAGAGCGGGGTCTGCATCCTCCAGGACGACATGAACGCCATCTACAAGGCCCTCCGGGAGGCCGACCGCATCATCCTGGCAAGCCCCATCTACTTCATGGGCCTCTCGGCCCAGGCCAAGGCCATGGTGGACCGGTGCCAGGCCTTCTGGTGCGAGAAATACCTCCTCGGAAAACCCATCCCGGCGGGGCCGGAGGGCAGGAAGGGGCTCCTCCTCCTGGTGGGGGGAATGAAGAAGGAGCAGGGCGTGCGGTGCGCGGAGGCCTCGGCCACGGCCTTCTTCCGCAGCATAAGCGTCCCGGAGCACCGCACGTTGAGCTACCTGGGAGTGGACGCCAAGGGAGAAATACGCAAACACCCCACCGCCCTTCGGGACGCCCGGAGGGCGGGCGAGGAGCTTGTGCGCTGAGCACGGGAGGACACCATGGCGAAGTTGCCGCGTCAGTACCGTTACATCCGGGATAGCTTCACCGAGTACCACGAGGCCCTGAGCAACCTGGGGAAGGCCTCCCGAGCCGCCGGGCCCCTGGAGGAGAAGACGTCGCAGCTCGTGCAGCTTGCCGCCGCCGCGGCCATCCGCAGCGAAGGGGCCGTGCACTCCCACGCCCGCAGGGCCATGGAGGCCGGCGCCAGGCCCGAGGAGCTCTACCACACCCTTCTGCTTCTGACCAGCACCATCGGCTTTCCCACCGTCTCGGCGGCCATCTCCTGGATAGACGACGTCCTGGAGAAGGACGTGCAGGCGGAGGACTGACCCCCCTGGCCGGAAGAGCCCCCCGGGGGACCCTTGACAAAAACGTAAAGCTTCGGATATGATGGGTGACACACGGCAACCGTTTGCCGTCGTTTTTATATCGGCTCCGGTGCCCGACCGTGGGAAACGACGCGCCTGTGCGCCCGAAACTTTTCATTTTCTGAGGAGGCAGTATGACGCCCAAGGAAGTATTGACGTTTGCCAAGGAGAACAACGTGGCCATGGTGGACCTGAAGTTCATCGACTTCCCCGGCATCTGGCAGCACTTCTCGGTCCCGGTCCACGAGATTCAGGAGAACACCTTCGAGGAGGGCCTGGGGTTTGACGGCTCCTCCATCCGGGGCTGGCAGGCCATCCACGCCTCGGACATGCTCATCGTGCCGGACCCCTCCACGGCCATGATGGACCCCTTCCGCAAGCTCCCCACGCTCTCCATGGTCTGCAACATCGTGGACCCCGTGACCAAGGAGCCTTACAGCCGCGACCCCCGCTTCATCGCCCAGAAGGCCGAGAAGTACCTGAAGTCCACCGGCATCGGCGACACCGCCTTCTTCGGCCCGGAGGCCGAGTTCTTCATCTTCGACGACGTCCGTTTCGACCAGACGGCCAACTCCGCCTACTACATGGTGGACAGCGTCGAGGGCATATGGAACTCCGGCCGCGAGGAGTGCCCCAACCTGG
This sequence is a window from Nitrospirota bacterium. Protein-coding genes within it:
- a CDS encoding chemotaxis response regulator protein-glutamate methylesterase, translating into MVTVLVVDDSAFMRHALSVMLSSDPEITVAGTARDGVEAIAKVKTLKPDIVTLDVEMPRMNGLRALRYIMEENPLPVVMVSSLTTEGARVTLEALEMGAVDFIPKNLSDLSVNILKIEKVLIEKIKYLARRKVIRLPAPDSKPVVAIEDAPHRPARSKRADVVAIGTSTGGPKALQELVPRLPENLPVPVLIVQHMPESFTRPFAERLNEISALEVREARDGDLVKAGLALVAPGWGTMRVEKLGREVRARITPEKSTQHLFHPSVDALMVSVPELYDGRVLGVILTGMGDDGLTGARAIKGHGGSVFAQEESGCVVYGMPRAVVEAGLADKVLSLEEMAHEIVGSV
- a CDS encoding chemotaxis protein CheW yields the protein MPEHLRDREDILQLVTFALGSEDYAVDILKVQEINRMTDIARVPKAPPFVEGVINLRGRVIPVVSLRKRFGLPEKQSDEKSRIIVMDVRGVIVGLMVDSVSEVLRIPPSTVEEAPNLNAEVATEFIQGIAKLDDRLIILIDMDALIEKSESTALVEAAADGRDVKEE
- a CDS encoding multiheme c-type cytochrome; this translates as MEKKALAFTLVWVLFGALAAAASEPPVSSETQACLGCHESVTPGIVADWKISRHSGTTPAEAMEKAKSERRVSARNVPENLRDSAVGCYECHSRNTDKHTDSFNHFGYTINVVVSPRDCATCHPVEVDQYAGSKKANAWGNLQNNPVYHTLVDSVIGEKSVENLTITSTPASYSTRNEACFHCHGSEVKVTGTRKVKTAMGVIEVPELTNWPNDGVGRLNPDGTKGCCTSCHARHSFSIQMARMPYTCAQCHLEPDVPAWNVYKESKHGNIFETFESDFNYTNVPWTVGEDFNAPTCSVCHVSLLVTPAGNVLAERSHDFGARLWVRLFGLIYTHPQPKSGDTTVIRNADDLPLPTTFTGKPASEYLIGKKEQAARKEKMMAVCKGCHSTRWVTDHFAEMDNTLKETDAMTLAATKLLLRAWDEGLADRENPFDEAIERMWVKQWLFYGNTARYSSAMTGAPDYIAFKYGWWGLTTNLADMKEVIQRGIELKRAEKEDRKE
- a CDS encoding flavodoxin family protein encodes the protein MRVVAFQGSPRKGGNTELLLGEAVAGAGGEARVFDLNAVELIPCQNCGGCEESGVCILQDDMNAIYKALREADRIILASPIYFMGLSAQAKAMVDRCQAFWCEKYLLGKPIPAGPEGRKGLLLLVGGMKKEQGVRCAEASATAFFRSISVPEHRTLSYLGVDAKGEIRKHPTALRDARRAGEELVR
- a CDS encoding carboxymuconolactone decarboxylase family protein produces the protein MAKLPRQYRYIRDSFTEYHEALSNLGKASRAAGPLEEKTSQLVQLAAAAAIRSEGAVHSHARRAMEAGARPEELYHTLLLLTSTIGFPTVSAAISWIDDVLEKDVQAED